CGATGCTGATGCCTTCTGCCATAAACAGCGGCAGCATGACCGAAGACATAAACAATACGGTGATTAGCGGTACGCCGCGCCAGAACTCGATAAAAATGACTGACAAGATACGCACAATTGGCATATGGGAGCGGCGACCTAACGCCAGTAAAATCCCCCACGGTAGCGCTCCCGCAATCCCAACTGATGCAATAATTAAAGTGAGCGTCAGCCCGCCCCATTGCCTGGTTTCAACCCGCTCAAGACCAAGAAACCCGCCATACATCAGCCACCAGACAATCAGTGGGTAAATCACCGCCCATACCGCAATATAGCGACCGCGATACGGGAGTATTTTCCAGAACATTGGTGCGATCGACACAAGCCCAATCAGTAATGCGAGGTTAATTCGCCAGCGTTGGTCGTGTGGGTAAAGCCCATACATAAACTGACCAAATCGTTCGTGGATGAAGACCCAACAGGCACCGGCTTTTGTGCAGTCGGCACGCGTTGAGCCAACCCAGTTAGCCTGCAAAAATGCCCAGTTCAGCAACGGTGGGATCAGTTCCCACATCAACCATATGCAGCCAATAGTCAGCAGGCTATTGCTCAAGCTGGAGAACAGATTTTTTCGCACCCACACCATCGCGCGGCTTGAGTTATGGCTCGCCGGGCGCGGGGGATGAGACAGCAATACTTTTGTCATCATGACTCCTTAGCGTTCAACGATCGCGATGCGGCGGTTATAGATATTCATCAGCAGCGAGATAGTCAGGCTGATAATCAGATAGACCGACATGGTCATGGCTATCGTCTCGATGGCTTGCCCCGTCTGATTCAGCACGGTGCCGGCAAACAGCGAAACCATATCGGGATAGCCAATAGCGGCGGCAAGAGAGGAGTTTTTGACGATGTTGAGATACTGGCTGGTTAACGGTGGAATAATCACCCGCAATGCCTGGGGAATAATGACCTGGCGTAGCGTAACCGGGTTGGGTAATCCCAGTGACCGAGCCGCTTCATGTTGACCATAAGGCACCGCCTGAATCCCGGCGCGGATAATCTCGGCGATAAATGCAGAGGTATAAACCGAAAGCGCCAGCGTTAAGGCTGCCAGTTCAGGAATTAAAACCATCCCGCCGCGGAAATTAAAACCTTGTAGGGCTGGAACATCCCAGTGCAGTGCCGCGCCAAAAAGCCATTGCGCCAGTAAAGGCAAACCGATGATCAACACAACGGCGACCGGCCAGGTTCGGCGCAATTGTCCGGTCTTTATCTGGTACGTTTTATTAAAACGGAATATTCCAACAGAAATGGCTATAGCAATAACAACAGTCAGGATAAACGCAATAAATCCGTCTCCCAGCTGCGGCGACGGAATATAAAGCCCACGATTGCTCAAAAAGGCCAGATCAAACGCACTCTCTGCCTGGCGTGGTCCGGGCAAATTGCGCAACACGGCAAAGTACCAGAAGAAGATTTGCAGTAGCGGCGGAATATTACGGAAGATCTCAATATAAATTGTGGAAAGCTTTCGTAGCAGCCAGTTATCCGAAAGTCGTGCCAGACCGATAAAGAAGCCCAGAACAGAAGCGAATACAATACACAATGCAGAAACCAGCAGCGTATTGAGTAAGCCAACAATGAAAACGCGTCCGTAGGTATCACCCTGCTGGTAATCGATCAAATGCTGGATAATACCGAAGCCAGCGCCGCGGTCCAGGAAGGCAAAACCTGAAGTAATGCCGCGATTACTGAGATTCGTTACGGTGTTGTGAAATAACCAACCAATAATGCCGACAACAGCAACAACGGCAAGGATCTGGAATAACCAGGCGCGAACCGTAGGGTTGGCAAAGGAGAGTGAGCCTTTAACGGTTGAGCGGCGATGAGACATAGAAACCTCGGAAAGCATAACGCTGAAGAGAGCGCCGCCGTAGCGACGCTCGTTACCTCACACCGACTTAACGCACGGGCGGCGCGTACTGAATACCGCCGTTATTCCAGAGATTATTTTGCCCACGTTTAATCTTCAGGGGGCTTTCTGAACCTACGTTACGCTCAAAAATTTCCGAGTAATTACCCACCTGTTTGATGATGTTGTAAGCCCATTTATTATCCAGCTTCAGATCTTTACCGTAATCGCCCTCTTTACCCAGCAGATGCGCCATATCAGGCGTTGCAGGATTAGCCGCTTTTTCATCAACGTTTTGCGAATTAACGCCCATCTCTTCAGCATTCAGCATGGCGAAAAGCGTCCAGCGCACTATAGAGAACCATTCATCATCGCCACGACGAACTACCGGCCCAAGCGGTTCTTTAGAGATAACTTCCGGTAAAACAATCCATTCAGCTGGGTTGCTTAATTTGATGCGCAGGGCATACAGTTGTGATTGATCCGAGGCCAGCGTATCGCAGCGACCAGATTCCAGTGCCTTCGCAGATTCGTCAGAGCGATCGAAAGTCACTGGTGTGTACTTCATATTGTTTGCCTTGAAGTAATCGGCGACGTTGAGTTCGGTATCAGTACCCGCCTGAATACAGACTGTTGCGCCATCCAGTTCTTTCGCGCTTTTTAATCCCGCTTTATCGTGCGTCAGGAAACCAATGCCGTCATAATAAGTGACGCCAGTAAATGCCATTCCCATACCGGCATCGCGAGAGGAAGTCCAGGTCGTATTACGGGAGAGCAAATCCACCTCCCCTGACTGTAAAGCCGTGAAGCGTTCTTTTGCAGTGAGCGGGGTATATTTCACTTTCGTGTCGTCACCAAATACAGCTGCCGCAACACCACGACAAACATCTACATCAATACCTGAAAACTTACCGTCAGCATCGGCATAAGAGAACCCAGGTAATCCATCACTGATCCCGCATTGCACAAAACCTTTTTTCTGAACGGCATCAAGCGTCGCGCCAGCATGCGCCTGATTTGCAACGGCAAGCAGCACGCTGGCGGCAGCCAGTGTGGCTATCATCATCTTTTTCATAATGCTTCCTGTGAGGCGAAAATTATCGTTATAGGACGTTTGGGAAACGTCTTTTACCTGTCTGTGGCCATCCTCTTATAAGCAAAAGTAGTGCCAGCTTTTGCGCACGATTTCGCGTCGCAATAAGCTGAGTGTAGACAGGAAATAATAAAAACAGCGCCCCGCAATGGTGCGAAAATGAAACATGCGCCACATTTTGGCGCAAAATATTTACGCATTTTTTACTAAGCAGAATAATGATTGTTAGCGTGAGTATATTTCTGGTAGGAAGTGTGAAAATTAAATTGATGCGTTATTTCGAAAGCAGCGAAATAACGCGATATAACATGCTAAATCAGCAGGGAACTACCCAGCAGAATATAGCAATATTTTATCTTATGGAGAGATACTGTATCGTTAAACAGAGCGCGGTACTCCGCGCCCTGTTCAGTTATTTCGACAGAGCGATGATCCCCATCGTCAGGCCAGCAACAGCTGCTGCCCCGCCAGCAATAGCCCCAGCCGTTTCCCAGTTATCCTGAGTCGTGCCTTTCATACAGGTATTGGTGTGAACCAGTCGACCCTGATCGTCATAAACCGGAACGCAGGGCGAATCGTGAGCACAGCCCGCCAGCAATGCGGTGAGCAATGCTACAGGAATTAATCTTTTCATGGTGTTACCTCAGTAATAAACGCTAACGCTTAATAAGTTAACTCTCTTATTAACGAGCTGAATGCCATTTTATCACTGGAGGTTATAAATCTTGCGGCATGAATAATGACAAATTATGTGAATTGTAAAAATAGTGAAGGGAGCGGGAACTATAGAAAGTTTTTAAAGAGTGAGTAGAAGAATATCTTATTAATTTTTATGGGTTTCACTGAAAATAATAAAGGCACCCGAAAGCGCCTTTATGTTTCTGATTTATCCTTTAAAGCAACGGCGGATAACCACAAAGAACACCGGCACGAAGAAGATTGCCAGCAACGTTGCAGAGACCATCCCGCCCATTACCCCGATACCCACTGCGTGCTGCGCGCCACTGCCGGCACCGTTACTGATAGCTAGCGGTAATACGCCGAGAATAAAGGCGAGAGAGGTCATCAGGATAGGACGCAGACGCATACGTACTGCCACCAGTGTCGCTTCAACAACACCTTTACCCTCTTTCTCCATGAGATCTTTAGCGAACTCAACAATCAAAATAGCGTTTTTGGCTGACAAGCCAATTGTCGTTAGCAAGCCCACCATAAAGTAGACGTCATTTTTTTGATTAAAGAGTGTCGCCGCCAGTAGCACGCCGACAATCCCTAACGGCACGACTAACATAACCGAGACAGGAATTGACCAGCTTTCATAGAGTGCAGCAAGGCACAGGAAAACAACCACAAAGGAAATTGCTACCAGAGCGGGAGCTTGGTTTCCCGATAAGCGTTCCTGATATGACATACCCGTCCAGTCATAACCAATGCCAGCTGGTAATTGTGATGCAAGGTTTTCCATCAACGCCATGGCATCGCCGGAACTGGTTCCTGGCGCGGCTTCCCCCTGAATCTCCATTGACGGCAGACCGTTGTAGCGCTCCAGTCGCGGAGAGCCATACACCCAATGTGCAGTGGTAAAGGCAGAGAATGGCACCATTTCGCCGTTGGCGCTGCGGACATAAAGTTTATCGACATCTTCTGGCAGCATACGGAATTTGGCATCCGCCTGAACATACACCTTTTTCACGCGACCACGGTCAATGAAGTCGTTAACGTAAGTCCCACCCAACGCCGTTGAAATGGTCTGATTGATGTCAGAAAGTGAAACACCTAATGCCTGCGCCTTTTCCTGGTCAACTTCCAGTTTAAACTGCGCGGTGTCTTCCAGACCATTAGGACGCACGCTGACTAAGCTGGCAGGATGTTGCGCCGCCATGCCAAGCAACTGGTTACGGGCCTGGGTCAGGGCATCGTGACCCAGCCCAGCCTGATCAATTAACTCAAAGTCGAAACCCGTTGCCGTGCCCAGTTCAACAATGGCTGGCATATTGAATGGAATGACAAAACCGTCGCGGATCTTGCCCAATTCCATTTTGGCACGATGGATTACCGCTTCCGCACTGTTTTCGTCACCACTACGCTCTTCCCACGGTTTCAGACTGACGAAAGCCATACCGGCATTTTGTGCCTGGCCGCTGAAGCTAAAGCCGTTAACCGTAAAGACACTTTCTACGTTCGCTTTCTCGTTCTTCAGATAGTAATCCGTCACTTGATCCAACACTTTTTGCGTCCGCTCTTGCGTCGCGCCAGCGGGTAACTGAATCATAGTCAGAAAGACACCCTGATCCTCTTCAGGTAAGAAGGAAGACGGAAGACGTAAAAACAACACCACCATTCCAGCAACAATTAGTGCATAGATCAGTAAATATCGTCCTGTGGAACCGAGGATTTTGCCGACGCTGTTGGTGTAGTGGTTAACGCTATGATCGAAGGTGGTATTAAACCAGCCGAAGAAACCGCCCTTATTTTCGTGATGCTCAGCAGAGACGGGTTTGAGCAGTGTTGCACATAACGCTGGGGTAAGAATCAATGCCACCAGAACAGAAAGCGCCATTGCCGAAACGATGGTGATAGAGAACTGGCGGTAAATTGCCCCAGTAGAACCGCCGAAGAATGCCATTGGAATAAATACCGCTGACAGCACCATCGCGATACCCACCAGTGCGCCCTGGATTTGCGACATTGATTTTTCCGTCGCTTCTTTTGGCGGGAGCTTATCCTCCATCATCACGCGCTCGACGTTCTCCACCACCACTATCGCATCATCGACGAGCAGCCCGATGGCAAGCACCATCCCGAACATAGTTAGTGTATTGATGGAGTAACCAAAAGCGGCGAGGATGGCAAACGTCCCTAACAACACCACGGGTACCGCAATGGTGGGGATCAGCGTTGCTCGCATATTCTGCAAGAACAGATACATCACCAGGAACACCAGCATAATGGCTTCGAACAGCGTTTTTACCACTTCGTGAATAGAAAGCTGGACGAATGGCGTAGTGTCATAAGGATAGAGAACCTTCATTCCCTGCGGGAAGAATGGCTGTAATTCCGCCAGTTTTGCCTTAATGGCTTTCGCGGTATCGAGAGCATTCGCGCCGGTTGCCAGCTTAATACCCAGGCCCGCCGCCGGTTTACCGTTGATGCGAGCGATAACGTTATAGTTTTCACCGCCAAGTTCAACCCGTGCGACATCTTTCAGGCGTACCACCGAGCCGTCACTGTTTACGCGCAGGGTCACTTTGCCGAATTCTTCCGGATTTTTTAACCGCGTCTGAGCAATAATCGAGGCGTTCAACTGTTGCCCTGGTAACGCTGGCGTTCCGCCCAA
The nucleotide sequence above comes from Escherichia coli. Encoded proteins:
- the yhdY gene encoding amino acid ABC transporter permease, whose translation is MTKVLLSHPPRPASHNSSRAMVWVRKNLFSSLSNSLLTIGCIWLMWELIPPLLNWAFLQANWVGSTRADCTKAGACWVFIHERFGQFMYGLYPHDQRWRINLALLIGLVSIAPMFWKILPYRGRYIAVWAVIYPLIVWWLMYGGFLGLERVETRQWGGLTLTLIIASVGIAGALPWGILLALGRRSHMPIVRILSVIFIEFWRGVPLITVLFMSSVMLPLFMAEGISIDKLIRALVGVILFQSAYVAEVVRGGLQALPKGQYEAAESLALGYWKTQGLVILPQALKLVIPGLVNTIIALFKDTSLVIIIGLFDLFSSVQQATVDPAWLGMSTEGYVFAALIYWIFCFSMSRYSQHLEKRFNTGRTPH
- the yhdX gene encoding amino acid ABC transporter permease, whose protein sequence is MSHRRSTVKGSLSFANPTVRAWLFQILAVVAVVGIIGWLFHNTVTNLSNRGITSGFAFLDRGAGFGIIQHLIDYQQGDTYGRVFIVGLLNTLLVSALCIVFASVLGFFIGLARLSDNWLLRKLSTIYIEIFRNIPPLLQIFFWYFAVLRNLPGPRQAESAFDLAFLSNRGLYIPSPQLGDGFIAFILTVVIAIAISVGIFRFNKTYQIKTGQLRRTWPVAVVLIIGLPLLAQWLFGAALHWDVPALQGFNFRGGMVLIPELAALTLALSVYTSAFIAEIIRAGIQAVPYGQHEAARSLGLPNPVTLRQVIIPQALRVIIPPLTSQYLNIVKNSSLAAAIGYPDMVSLFAGTVLNQTGQAIETIAMTMSVYLIISLTISLLMNIYNRRIAIVER
- a CDS encoding amino acid ABC transporter substrate-binding protein produces the protein MKKMMIATLAAASVLLAVANQAHAGATLDAVQKKGFVQCGISDGLPGFSYADADGKFSGIDVDVCRGVAAAVFGDDTKVKYTPLTAKERFTALQSGEVDLLSRNTTWTSSRDAGMGMAFTGVTYYDGIGFLTHDKAGLKSAKELDGATVCIQAGTDTELNVADYFKANNMKYTPVTFDRSDESAKALESGRCDTLASDQSQLYALRIKLSNPAEWIVLPEVISKEPLGPVVRRGDDEWFSIVRWTLFAMLNAEEMGVNSQNVDEKAANPATPDMAHLLGKEGDYGKDLKLDNKWAYNIIKQVGNYSEIFERNVGSESPLKIKRGQNNLWNNGGIQYAPPVR
- a CDS encoding membrane protein, with product MKRLIPVALLTALLAGCAHDSPCVPVYDDQGRLVHTNTCMKGTTQDNWETAGAIAGGAAAVAGLTMGIIALSK
- the acrF gene encoding multidrug efflux RND transporter permease subunit AcrF, yielding MANFFIRRPIFAWVLAIILMMAGALAILQLPVAQYPTIAPPAVSVSANYPGADAQTVQDTVTQVIEQNMNGIDNLMYMSSTSDSAGSVTITLTFQSGTDPDIAQVQVQNKLQLATPLLPQEVQQQGISVEKSSSSYLMVAGFVSDNPGTTQDDISDYVASNVKDTLSRLNGVGDVQLFGAQYAMRIWLDADLLNKYKLTPVDVINQLKVQNDQIAAGQLGGTPALPGQQLNASIIAQTRLKNPEEFGKVTLRVNSDGSVVRLKDVARVELGGENYNVIARINGKPAAGLGIKLATGANALDTAKAIKAKLAELQPFFPQGMKVLYPYDTTPFVQLSIHEVVKTLFEAIMLVFLVMYLFLQNMRATLIPTIAVPVVLLGTFAILAAFGYSINTLTMFGMVLAIGLLVDDAIVVVENVERVMMEDKLPPKEATEKSMSQIQGALVGIAMVLSAVFIPMAFFGGSTGAIYRQFSITIVSAMALSVLVALILTPALCATLLKPVSAEHHENKGGFFGWFNTTFDHSVNHYTNSVGKILGSTGRYLLIYALIVAGMVVLFLRLPSSFLPEEDQGVFLTMIQLPAGATQERTQKVLDQVTDYYLKNEKANVESVFTVNGFSFSGQAQNAGMAFVSLKPWEERSGDENSAEAVIHRAKMELGKIRDGFVIPFNMPAIVELGTATGFDFELIDQAGLGHDALTQARNQLLGMAAQHPASLVSVRPNGLEDTAQFKLEVDQEKAQALGVSLSDINQTISTALGGTYVNDFIDRGRVKKVYVQADAKFRMLPEDVDKLYVRSANGEMVPFSAFTTAHWVYGSPRLERYNGLPSMEIQGEAAPGTSSGDAMALMENLASQLPAGIGYDWTGMSYQERLSGNQAPALVAISFVVVFLCLAALYESWSIPVSVMLVVPLGIVGVLLAATLFNQKNDVYFMVGLLTTIGLSAKNAILIVEFAKDLMEKEGKGVVEATLVAVRMRLRPILMTSLAFILGVLPLAISNGAGSGAQHAVGIGVMGGMVSATLLAIFFVPVFFVVIRRCFKG